The Nicotiana sylvestris chromosome 6, ASM39365v2, whole genome shotgun sequence genomic sequence tatctatctaactagttgtgtgtcttgtttttctttgcttctattttactaacttgtgtgagttaatcaattcaggtacaaaatggaaaATAATGATCCTCTCGGAAATGTTCTCATAGCGGAGGAAGTAGATGATAATGTTGAAGATGAGGTGCATCTAGTACCTCAAGCTCAAAGAAGAGGCTTCCAGGCCAATGaaaacattccagaccctcccccagcTCCTCCGCGAGCAactcctcgggtgcttccaagTGAAGGTTACGCAAGTGAAATTGTCCCACCCcagatccgggcgggcaatttcaagattaaaaatgtcATGTTGGCCTTATTGGAGCAAAGAGGGTACTTCACAAACactccccatcagaatgcatataaatATCTAAAGGGCTTTGCGGATACCTGCGGGGGAAGCAAACAAACAAATGTgtcggaggatgcattgagactgagattgttccctttttcacttagagggaaagctttggaccGGCTCGAAAGACTCccaaaccattccatcactacgtgggatgagttggccgatTAGTTAATAGCCAAGTTTTTCTCACCAGGACATATGGCTGCATTAAGGGGTGAGATGTTAGCTTTTAAATAGGATCCAAATGAACCCTTCATGAAATCTGGGAGAGATATTGGGGTATAAACAATGATATGACTAAAGTAATGATCCAACATTGGGGTATAAACATGACCAATCAATGTGTGGTAAACCAGCTAGCagggggtaatttcatgaagctaCCTTATGTCGAGGCCTGTGACATTCTTAATGAGATGGCCGACACTTCCTCGGCCTGGCAGAGTCGGGCAAATGTTCTTCAGGGGGACCCTCATGTCATAAATCTTCACAAGGAAATTTAAGACCACGGACAAGCCATAACTGAGTTGACAACAATCATGAACCAATTAGCCAAAGTACAGCTTCAGTAGATTCAGGGACCAAAGCAAGTAAACGCAATGGAAGAGGTTAATCTATTGGTAAACAAGAGGAGACAACGTAGTCAACAAATGCAAAGCAATCAAGATCAATATGAGCACAGCGGAAGTGGCTACAACCAAGATGACTcgtatgatgatcaaagtgaggAAGTTTTGTATGCCAACAACTATCAAGGACAACAGGGCAATGCTCCAAATAAATAATGGAGATCGTAAGGGAATAATCAGAATTGGGGCAACCAAggccaaggaaattggaacaataacaacaacaactcaaacaattgggggaacaacaaccagaattggggtggcaataacaaTCGGGGGTCAGGCTTTCAATGgaccccaatgtatcaacaaccaaacaacccgccTCCATTTCTGTCTCAAGGTCCTAGCTCttcaaacaatgagatgggacgGATTGAGTCAATGTTTGAGAAATGATGAAGAAAAACGCCAACTCTGATGCCCAATTGGCATCCCATAATACTTCTATCCGCAACTTGGAGGtccaacttggccaaatttcGCAAGCTTTGAACACTCGCCCTAAGAGGGAACTACCTAGTGACatggtagtaaacccgaagggtgggaacaataccgTCCATGCAATGGCGGTGACCACAAGGAGCAGTAGAGGTGGTGAAGCAAGTACCTCCAAGCAAAAGaaagttgtgagtgatgatgtTGAAGTGCAAAATGACGATGATATATAGTTGATGAGAAAGTGAGTGAAGAGAATTTGAATGAtgaggtgagaattgatattccTGACAATAAGGAGgagactcaaaatgacgtgaacccgtctagggaacacgtgataaaCATACCGAAAACGGtaatgcctaaagccaaggctcctttgccaaggcctcctccaccttaccctcaaagacttgaaaagcaaaagaatgaaaaccaattcaagaagtttattgagatgatgaaaaacCTGTCAATCAATGTGCCC encodes the following:
- the LOC138871380 gene encoding uncharacterized protein, which gives rise to MEEVNLLVNKRRQRSQQMQSNQDQYEHSGSGYNQDDSYDDQSEEVLYANNYQGQQVDEKVSEENLNDEVRIDIPDNKEETQNDVNPSREHVINIPKTVMPKAKAPLPRPPPPYPQRLEKQKNENQFKKFIEMMKNLSINVPLVEAL